In Perca fluviatilis chromosome 14, GENO_Pfluv_1.0, whole genome shotgun sequence, a genomic segment contains:
- the LOC120572878 gene encoding nectin-4-like codes for MAILMFLLFFLSEAASDVIVIPVHPGQDVILPCRAADSSISIVEWSKDDPKPECILFYCDKETDTTIHNPSYKGRVDLSVNELSGRDLSLTLKNVSSIDNGTYECRVASGGFSRKKRAILDSEPITIISLQVIEPGSEDGNFSPVGQYVGWAAGVADGLFLVAAAVVGVLIYKRCKEKRSGPPAADDKVVDVLIYKLHKDKRSGPPAADKAVGETLV; via the exons ATGGCTATATTAATGTTCCTGTTGTTTTTTCTGTCTGAAGCAGCATCTG ATGTGATTGTGATACCAGTGCACCCTGGACAGGATGTCATTCTGCCATGTCGGGCTGCTGATTCCTCCATCAGCATTGTAGAGTGGAGCAAAGATGACCCGAAGCCAGAGTGCATCCTCTTTTACTGTGATAAAGAAACTGATACAACCATCCACAATCCATCGTATAAGGGCAGGGTGGACCTGTCTGTCAATGAGCTGAGTGGCAGAGACCTGTCTTTAACTCTGAAGAATGTGAGCAGCATCGACAATGGAACATACGAGTGTCGAGTTGCATCAGGTGGTTTCAGTCGGAAAAAGAGAGCAATCCTTGACTCTgagccaatcacaatcatcagtCTGCAGGTTATTGAGCCAG gttccGAGGATGGAAACTTCTCTCCTGTAGGCCAATACGTTGGATGGGCTGCAGGTGTTGCAGATGGACTGTTTCTTGTAGCTGCTGCAGTGGTTGGTGTCCTGATATATAAAAGATGTAAGGAAAAGAGATCAGGACCGCCAGCTGCTGATGATAAAGTGGTTGATGTCCTGATATATAAACTACATAAGGACAAGAGATCAGGACCACCTGCTGCTGATAAAGCAGTGGGCGAAACGCTCGTCTGA